The genomic window ACTCAGGCCGGGGGAGTATTTTTATCGAAGGTATGAGGAGTAATGGTCGCTGTTCGCTCCGCGAACATGGCGGAGGGGATTTGCCTTGCGTTGCGTTCGCGGAGCGAACGACGACCTTCGACGACCATGGTTTGCCCGGGTAGAGGCGGTGGATGGGGATGGTGAGGTTGCAGCGTTGTGCTTCTCGGTCGATCGCTTCGTCGATTTGTTGGTCGGAGTAGCGCGAGGAGAAATGACCTAGGACCAACGTGCCGATGTTGCTGGCCGCGACCATCTCGATCACCGCGTCTAAGGAACTGTGTTTGTTACGATGCGTGTTCTCCGGAGCGAGCTCTTCGCGGGAAAGAAAAGTCGCTTCGTGGATCAGTATCTTGGCGTCGTTGTAGCGGCCGTCGGTTTCGATCGGTGTGTCGCCCGAATAAATCAGCTCGGTCGTGCACGACTCGTCGGTGATCGCATCGTCGCCGCGTTGCCTGCGGAGCGCTGCGATTTCTTTGCCCGGTCGACCTAACAGCTCGGGCTTCAGTTTTCGGCTGATCGATTCGACGACGTACGAAAGGCTTTTGATCTGCTGGCCGTCGGTGGGAACGTGTCGGTTTTCGATTCCATGAATCACCAAGTCGTCGCGAATGGCTACGCGTGTCTCGGGCGTTATCGGGATCCACTGAGTGCCTGCGATGTGCGGATCGAACTTGGCCGCAAAATCCGCCAGTGCCGGGAACGATCCCGAGTCGCGAGGGTAGTAGATCCGCAGGTCCGGTCGACCGTTGAGCTGCTGGAATTGCAACAAGCCCGTCAGATGGTCGCGATCGGCGTGCGAGATAAACACGTGCTTGACCTTGCGGGCTTTCTGCATCAGCGTCGCAGTGACTCCGTCGCCACAATCAAACAGCACTCCGTACTGGTCGATGAAATACCACGTCGAAAACAAGGCGGTCGAATAGCCGGTGATCGTGATTGGTGAGGACATCGGGAAACGCTGTGTGGAGGTGGAAGTGAGGCAACGGGGTTGTCCTTTGTAGCATGGGGCCCCGGCCCGTGTGAGGGTGTTTTCTCACACGGGCCGGGGGCCCATGCTACGTTTGATGCTACTTCCAAAGTCTGGCGACTTCGGCTACGTGGCGGCCGACGGATTCACACGTTGTATGTGGTTGCCGTGAATGTGTAGCGATTCCAAGTTGCTGATCGTCCAGGGTTGCCAGTCGCGGGCGTGGAGGCCGCGTAGGTGGCCGGCCAGGGCGGCGATCGGTCCGCTGTGGCTGATCGTGATCACCGGACCGGTCGAGCGGTGCTGCGGTAGGCACTCGTCGTACCACTGCACGATCCGTTGTTGCATTTCCGACGTCGTCTCGCCTCCGGGCGGTCGATACGTGTCGGGGGCTTCGATCAGCCCGATGAAGTTGTCCGAGTCGCTGGCGTAGGCTTCGTCCCAGGAGCGTCCTTGCCATTGTCCGTAGTTGCGCTCTCGCAGTCGTGCTTCGGCGATGATCGGTACTCGCCCCGTGCAGGCTTCGGTCAGCATCGTGGCAAGCGTCCGCGTCCGCTGCAGATCGCTGTGGTAGATCGCGGCGGGGCGAATGCGGGCGGCTAACTGGTTCGCCAAAGTTTGCGATGCGGCCAGCCCGGCGACGCTGAGCGGCACGTCCATCGCTCCGTAGCAAATCGTCTTCCATTTCGGCTCGACTTCGCCGTGACGAATTATCACCACATCCGCTTGCTCGCTCATCGGGCAATCATTCATCGGGCGGACGCTCCGATCAGGATCACCAGTTGCACCAGAAACGCGGAGCATCCCAGCAGGTCACCCGTTGTGCCGCCCACTCGCTTGAGAATTTTGTGGCGGAACCAGACGAGTACCAGCGTCGCGGCGGCCAGCGAGACGATGGCCAGCAGCGGTGCGAAGAGTAGCCAACCGATCCACAGCGGCAGGGAGAGCAACGCAGCGATCAGCAAGGTCGCGCCGGTTTGCATCCCC from Roseimaritima ulvae includes these protein-coding regions:
- a CDS encoding MBL fold metallo-hydrolase — its product is MSSPITITGYSTALFSTWYFIDQYGVLFDCGDGVTATLMQKARKVKHVFISHADRDHLTGLLQFQQLNGRPDLRIYYPRDSGSFPALADFAAKFDPHIAGTQWIPITPETRVAIRDDLVIHGIENRHVPTDGQQIKSLSYVVESISRKLKPELLGRPGKEIAALRRQRGDDAITDESCTTELIYSGDTPIETDGRYNDAKILIHEATFLSREELAPENTHRNKHSSLDAVIEMVAASNIGTLVLGHFSSRYSDQQIDEAIDREAQRCNLTIPIHRLYPGKPWSSKVVVRSANATQGKSPPPCSRSEQRPLLLIPSIKILPRPESCFPWIVSYIPSQIFILIKATNQVIERLRLPELALFSDRLVDTKRGIMRPRIELLFHRRLTREGGEQMKVVRHHDEVAHLIPFSIKMHQSIGHDLRQLRTFQQTATVTGIQKIFASPIELTVESDSLGVLK
- a CDS encoding histidine phosphatase family protein, encoding MNDCPMSEQADVVIIRHGEVEPKWKTICYGAMDVPLSVAGLAASQTLANQLAARIRPAAIYHSDLQRTRTLATMLTEACTGRVPIIAEARLRERNYGQWQGRSWDEAYASDSDNFIGLIEAPDTYRPPGGETTSEMQQRIVQWYDECLPQHRSTGPVITISHSGPIAALAGHLRGLHARDWQPWTISNLESLHIHGNHIQRVNPSAAT